A stretch of the Sulfurospirillum sp. UCH001 genome encodes the following:
- a CDS encoding NAD(P)H-dependent glycerol-3-phosphate dehydrogenase — protein MHKLARVSIAVIGAGKWGQALQFAISRNFPCKITSRQFKDIENFVSLEEALKCEYLIFALPAQVVRGWLEEHFTFSGQKILVAAKGIEQGSGSFLNEIFAKHIPEDHLSFLSGPSFASEVMQGLPTAVVINSTNETLSKEFASFFPSFMKTYTSKDVIGAEVCGAYKNVLAIASGICDGLKLGNNARASLIARGLVEMRRFGKFFGAHDETFLGLSGAGDLFLTASSTLSRNYRVGLFLAEGKKLEDILNTLGEVAEGVFTSEAIFELSSKYSIYTPIAHEIALILKGKEPKVSVKDLLAD, from the coding sequence ATGCATAAGTTGGCTCGCGTGAGTATAGCAGTCATTGGAGCAGGCAAATGGGGGCAAGCACTTCAATTTGCCATTTCTCGTAATTTCCCTTGTAAGATTACCTCACGCCAATTCAAAGATATTGAAAATTTTGTCAGTCTTGAAGAAGCTTTAAAGTGTGAATATCTCATCTTTGCACTTCCTGCACAAGTCGTACGTGGCTGGTTGGAAGAGCATTTTACATTTAGTGGGCAAAAAATTCTTGTGGCGGCTAAAGGTATAGAGCAGGGCAGTGGATCTTTTCTTAATGAAATTTTTGCGAAGCATATTCCAGAAGATCATCTAAGCTTCTTATCGGGACCTTCTTTTGCAAGTGAGGTCATGCAAGGACTTCCTACAGCCGTCGTTATTAATTCAACCAATGAAACGCTCTCAAAAGAGTTTGCTTCTTTTTTCCCTTCATTTATGAAAACCTATACATCAAAAGATGTGATTGGCGCAGAAGTATGTGGCGCGTATAAAAACGTTCTTGCGATTGCCAGTGGTATCTGTGACGGGCTAAAATTAGGCAATAATGCAAGAGCGAGTCTCATTGCACGTGGACTTGTCGAAATGCGTCGTTTTGGGAAGTTTTTTGGTGCACATGATGAGACTTTTTTAGGCTTAAGTGGCGCAGGCGATCTTTTCTTAACAGCTTCTAGCACACTTTCTCGGAATTACCGTGTCGGGCTTTTCTTGGCAGAAGGTAAAAAACTCGAAGATATTTTAAACACACTTGGTGAAGTGGCTGAGGGCGTCTTTACCTCTGAAGCAATTTTTGAGCTTTCTTCTAAATACAGTATTTACACCCCAATTGCACATGAAATAGCGCTTATTTTAAAAGGCAAAGAGCCAAAAGTAAGCGTGAAAGATTTGTTGGCTGATTGA
- the gatB gene encoding Asp-tRNA(Asn)/Glu-tRNA(Gln) amidotransferase subunit GatB — MQFEVVIGLEVHAQLNTKTKIFCSCPTSFGDEPNTNVCEVCLGLPGALPVLNKEAVKKAIALGTAINATINQKSIFNRKNYFYPDLPKGYQISQFEIPIVENGEIIIDFEDGVKKRIGVTRAHLEEDAGKNIHHGNVSHVDLNRAGTPLLEIVSEPDMRSSEEAVLYLKKLHAILRYLDISDANMQEGSFRCDANVSIRPKGDTKLYTRAEIKNLNSFKFIQKAIDYEVQRQSEAWEDGVYEREVVQETRLYDTEKNETRSMRGKEDSAEYRYFPDPDLLPVLIPDDMLAECVQIPELPDQKRDRFLKEYGIKEYDANVITSSVEMAHFYETMINEGAGAKNAVTWLTVELLARLNNGMTLLTSPVDAIKLAAIVKRIEDGTISGKAAKEVLDYLMENKISVDETIEKLGLKQVSDDGAILAIIDAIIAANADKVAEYKSGKDKLFGFFVGQTMKESKGTANPAKVNELLKSRLDA; from the coding sequence ATGCAATTTGAAGTTGTGATTGGACTTGAGGTTCATGCTCAGTTAAATACAAAAACCAAGATTTTTTGCAGTTGTCCAACCAGTTTTGGAGATGAACCTAACACCAATGTCTGTGAAGTTTGTCTAGGGCTCCCTGGCGCACTTCCTGTTTTAAACAAAGAAGCTGTTAAAAAGGCTATTGCCCTAGGAACGGCTATTAATGCAACAATCAATCAAAAGTCTATTTTTAACCGCAAAAATTACTTCTATCCAGATCTTCCAAAAGGCTATCAGATCAGTCAATTTGAGATTCCTATTGTTGAAAATGGTGAGATTATTATCGATTTTGAAGACGGGGTTAAAAAACGTATTGGTGTCACACGTGCGCACCTTGAAGAAGATGCGGGTAAAAATATCCATCATGGCAATGTCTCTCATGTGGACTTAAATCGTGCAGGAACGCCGCTTCTTGAGATCGTCAGTGAACCAGATATGAGAAGCAGCGAAGAGGCTGTGTTGTACCTCAAGAAATTGCATGCGATTTTACGCTATCTTGACATCAGTGATGCCAATATGCAAGAGGGAAGCTTCCGCTGTGACGCAAACGTTTCTATCCGTCCCAAAGGCGATACAAAGCTTTATACAAGAGCGGAGATTAAAAACCTAAACTCATTCAAATTTATTCAAAAGGCGATTGATTACGAAGTACAACGTCAGAGTGAAGCATGGGAAGATGGCGTTTATGAAAGAGAAGTAGTTCAAGAAACCAGACTTTATGATACAGAAAAAAATGAAACACGAAGTATGAGAGGCAAAGAGGATAGTGCGGAGTACCGTTATTTCCCAGATCCTGACTTGCTTCCTGTTTTGATTCCAGATGATATGCTCGCAGAGTGTGTTCAGATTCCAGAGCTTCCAGACCAAAAGCGTGATCGTTTTTTAAAAGAGTATGGCATTAAAGAGTACGATGCTAATGTCATTACCTCAAGTGTTGAAATGGCACATTTTTATGAAACAATGATCAATGAAGGTGCTGGTGCCAAAAACGCTGTGACGTGGCTTACTGTTGAGCTTCTTGCACGTTTAAATAATGGTATGACACTTCTTACCTCACCTGTGGATGCGATTAAATTAGCAGCAATTGTTAAGAGGATTGAAGATGGAACCATTAGTGGTAAAGCAGCAAAAGAAGTACTTGACTATTTGATGGAAAATAAGATCAGTGTTGATGAAACAATTGAAAAACTGGGACTTAAGCAAGTAAGTGATGATGGTGCTATCTTAGCTATTATTGATGCCATTATCGCGGCAAATGCAGATAAAGTGGCAGAATATAAAAGTGGTAAAGATAAACTCTTTGGTTTCTTTGTGGGTCAAACCATGAAAGAGAGTAAGGGGACCGCAAATCCTGCTAAAGTTAATGAACTTTTAAAATCTAGACTTGATGCATAA
- a CDS encoding glycoside hydrolase family 3 N-terminal domain-containing protein, producing MLKLLFSCLFVFSTLVHAKTPSLEEMIAQMVIIGFDGTKEGDKWVDQIAKDIKREKIGGVFLSEKNIQNITQLKKLNEYLKSNAPKELPLIVAVEHEGGDKSIFDAKKGFTEVASAYELAKNKDIVETEALYQKLSTELSKSGVNVNFAPVLDLQPKKDIYESSKLQRSYSSYEEIVTTYAMLFINALYAEGVMPVVKYFPTAGANLWNNFSSEEDVTKTWRFEQLKPYYDLIAFGKMDAVLMSHVMQKEIDPKNPTLFSKLVIQGLLRDKMHFEGVVFADNLRTNSIASSVDFKQRVIRSIDAGADILVFTNYFADNASMPFTINKIIIDAIKNGELKEERIALSYERIVKFKQKLSKRGSHVN from the coding sequence ATGCTAAAGCTTCTTTTCTCCTGCTTATTTGTTTTTTCTACGTTGGTTCATGCAAAAACTCCTTCATTAGAAGAGATGATTGCGCAGATGGTTATTATCGGTTTTGATGGAACAAAAGAGGGCGATAAATGGGTTGACCAAATCGCAAAAGATATCAAGCGTGAAAAAATCGGTGGTGTCTTTTTAAGTGAAAAAAATATTCAAAATATAACACAACTCAAAAAGCTCAATGAGTATCTTAAATCCAATGCCCCTAAAGAACTCCCGCTTATTGTTGCAGTTGAGCATGAAGGTGGTGATAAGAGTATATTTGATGCAAAAAAAGGTTTTACTGAAGTTGCATCTGCTTATGAACTAGCCAAAAATAAGGATATTGTTGAAACAGAAGCACTCTATCAAAAATTAAGCACTGAACTATCAAAAAGCGGTGTCAATGTTAATTTTGCTCCTGTTCTTGATTTGCAACCTAAAAAAGATATCTATGAGAGTTCAAAGTTACAACGCAGTTATTCGAGTTATGAAGAAATTGTAACAACTTATGCGATGCTGTTTATCAATGCTCTTTATGCAGAAGGTGTGATGCCTGTCGTGAAATATTTTCCAACAGCAGGAGCCAATCTTTGGAATAACTTCTCTAGTGAAGAAGATGTCACCAAAACATGGCGCTTTGAACAATTAAAGCCTTATTATGATTTGATTGCTTTTGGTAAGATGGATGCTGTTTTGATGTCGCATGTGATGCAAAAAGAGATTGATCCTAAAAATCCAACCTTGTTTTCAAAATTAGTGATTCAAGGATTGCTCCGCGATAAAATGCATTTTGAAGGTGTAGTCTTCGCTGATAATTTACGCACCAATTCTATTGCAAGCAGTGTTGATTTTAAACAACGCGTTATTCGCTCTATCGATGCAGGAGCTGATATATTGGTATTTACAAACTATTTTGCAGATAACGCAAGTATGCCTTTTACAATTAATAAAATTATTATCGATGCCATAAAAAATGGTGAGCTAAAAGAGGAACGTATAGCGCTTTCGTATGAGCGTATTGTGAAGTTTAAACAAAAACTATCAAAGAGGGGAAGCCATGTTAATTAA